In Musa acuminata AAA Group cultivar baxijiao chromosome BXJ3-11, Cavendish_Baxijiao_AAA, whole genome shotgun sequence, one DNA window encodes the following:
- the LOC135652378 gene encoding auxin-responsive protein IAA10-like isoform X2, giving the protein MVFGGGAAGDYSSGSMATPEAAVAEEDMVGKDYVGISEVSSSSYPGSAGVGGGMEEEEELELGLSLGTKKAVGGGGTPWADYCRILTAEDLPSMGSRASPLSSSSSVSSSSSPIAGGERCNGRVAKKTSSNPPSQMVVGWPPIRAYRMNSLVNQSKENTSAHTTITSTHKKASQNIKNNKTGERICCKEIEKKGRSSVNSLFVKVNLDGDPIGRKVDLSSYPSYETLALALEAMFLRQTLVLGSSIYDGPRTSKLLDGSSGFIITYEDRDGDWMLVGDVPWGMFLSTVKRLRIMKTSDASGLAPRFHSWPNIGPF; this is encoded by the exons ATGGTTTTCGGCGGAGGCGCCGCCGGGGATTACTCATCGGGGTCGATGGCGACGCCggaggcggcggtggcggaggaggaTATGGTGGGGAAGGACTACGTGGGGATATCCGAGGTAAGCTCCTCTTCTTACCCCGGTTCCGCCGGCGTTGGAGGtggaatggaggaggaggaggaactggAACTCGGTCTGAGCCTGGGGACAAAGAAGGCCGTCGGCGGTGGCGGAACGCCGTGGGCCGATTACTGCCGAATATTGACGGCGGAAGACTTGCCGTCGATGGGGTCGCGTGCTTCGCCCTTATCTTCTTCGTCGTCTGTTTCATCCTCGTCCTCGCCTATCGCGGGCGGGGAGAGGTGCAACGGCCGTGTGGCTAAGAAGACCTCCAGTAACCCACCGAG TCAAATGGTGGTAGGATGGCCACCGATAAGAGCATACAGGATGAACAGTTTAGTCAACCAATCCAAAGAAAACACATCCGCGCATACTACCATCACGTCAACCCACAAGAAGGCATCTCAAAACATCAAGAACAACAAAACTGGGGAGAGAATTTGCTGCAAGGAAattgaaaagaaaggaagatcctCTGTGAATTCCCTCTTTGTTAAGGTGAATTTGGATGGAGATCCTATTGGGAGGAAGGTGGATCTCAGTTCCTATCCCTCCTATGAAACCCTTGCGCTAGCACTTGAGGCCATGTTCCTCAGACAAACATTAGTCCTCGGTAGCTCCATTT ATGATGGCCCAAGGACCTCAAAATTGCTGGATGGCTCATCTGGATTCATAATAACATATGAAGACAGGGATGGCGACTGGATGTTAGTAGGTGATGTTCCGTGGGG AATGTTCCTTAGCACTGTCAAGAGGCTTAGAATCATGAAGACCTCTGATGCTAGTGGGCTTG CACCAAGATTCCATTCCTGGCCCAATATTGGTCCTTTCTAG
- the LOC135652378 gene encoding auxin-responsive protein IAA10-like isoform X1: protein MVFGGGAAGDYSSGSMATPEAAVAEEDMVGKDYVGISEVSSSSYPGSAGVGGGMEEEEELELGLSLGTKKAVGGGGTPWADYCRILTAEDLPSMGSRASPLSSSSSVSSSSSPIAGGERCNGRVAKKTSSNPPSQMVVGWPPIRAYRMNSLVNQSKENTSAHTTITSTHKKASQNIKNNKTGERICCKEIEKKGRSSVNSLFVKVNLDGDPIGRKVDLSSYPSYETLALALEAMFLRQTLVLGSSIYDGPRTSKLLDGSSGFIITYEDRDGDWMLVGDVPWGMFLSTVKRLRIMKTSDASGLGKWDCQSHVHPSCSPGVFRMLPHSEGLL from the exons ATGGTTTTCGGCGGAGGCGCCGCCGGGGATTACTCATCGGGGTCGATGGCGACGCCggaggcggcggtggcggaggaggaTATGGTGGGGAAGGACTACGTGGGGATATCCGAGGTAAGCTCCTCTTCTTACCCCGGTTCCGCCGGCGTTGGAGGtggaatggaggaggaggaggaactggAACTCGGTCTGAGCCTGGGGACAAAGAAGGCCGTCGGCGGTGGCGGAACGCCGTGGGCCGATTACTGCCGAATATTGACGGCGGAAGACTTGCCGTCGATGGGGTCGCGTGCTTCGCCCTTATCTTCTTCGTCGTCTGTTTCATCCTCGTCCTCGCCTATCGCGGGCGGGGAGAGGTGCAACGGCCGTGTGGCTAAGAAGACCTCCAGTAACCCACCGAG TCAAATGGTGGTAGGATGGCCACCGATAAGAGCATACAGGATGAACAGTTTAGTCAACCAATCCAAAGAAAACACATCCGCGCATACTACCATCACGTCAACCCACAAGAAGGCATCTCAAAACATCAAGAACAACAAAACTGGGGAGAGAATTTGCTGCAAGGAAattgaaaagaaaggaagatcctCTGTGAATTCCCTCTTTGTTAAGGTGAATTTGGATGGAGATCCTATTGGGAGGAAGGTGGATCTCAGTTCCTATCCCTCCTATGAAACCCTTGCGCTAGCACTTGAGGCCATGTTCCTCAGACAAACATTAGTCCTCGGTAGCTCCATTT ATGATGGCCCAAGGACCTCAAAATTGCTGGATGGCTCATCTGGATTCATAATAACATATGAAGACAGGGATGGCGACTGGATGTTAGTAGGTGATGTTCCGTGGGG AATGTTCCTTAGCACTGTCAAGAGGCTTAGAATCATGAAGACCTCTGATGCTAGTGGGCTTG GCAAATGGGACTGCCAGAGTCATGTTCACCCATCTTGTTCTCCCGGAGTCTTTCGTATGTTACCTCACTCTGAAGGGTTACTTTAA